In Pseudomonas sp. HR96, the DNA window GCCCTGCGTGGCCGCGAAGGCCAGGCCGGCCTGTTCCGCCTTGCCCAGGTCGTTCATGAACAGCTGGCCGTCGCCACCGGACTGAATGACTGCGCGCTGAAACAGTCCGTGGTTCTGCGGCGAGGTCAACAGCGCATGGATCGACATGCCGCCCGCCGATTCGCCCACCACCGTCACCTGGCCCGGGTCGCCGCCGAAAGCGCCGATGTTGCGCTGCACCCACTGCAACGCGGCCAACTGGTCCATCAGGCCGTAGTTGCCGAGGGCTTCGTGCGCGCCCTGGTCCCGGCTGAGCTGGGGGTGGGCGAAAAAGCCGAAGCGCCCGACCCGGTAGTTGAAGCTGACCACCAGCACGCCCTGGCGGGCGAGCGGCTCGCCGGAATACACCGCTGCCGAGCTCCGGCCATTGACGAAGCCGCCGCCGTAGATCCACACCAGCACCGGGGTCCGGCCAGCGGCCTGGGCCGGCTTCCAGACATTGAGGTACAGGCAGTCCTCGGCGGGCGGCGCGCCTGCCGGCGAGGCGCTGCTTTCAAAGGCTTTCTGCATGCAGTCGGGGCCGTAGCGCTCGGCCGAGCGGACCTCCTGCCAGGGGCTGACCGGCTGCGGCGGGCGCCAGCGCAGCTCGCCCAGCGGCGGTTGGGCCAGGGGGATGCCCTTGAAGGCTTCGACCCCTGCGCTGCGCACGCCGCGGATCAGTCCGGGCTCGATGGCGACGATGGGGGCCTGCAGTTCGCTGGCGTGGGCAGCGAGCGCTGCCAGCATGAGCAGCGCTGGTGAGGTGGGCAAAGCGTGCATGATGACATCCTGTAGTGACGGTACAGGCTCAGTTTCTCGAGGCCACCGCTGACAGGGGTTTTAGCATGAGCTGGATCGACGGGCGAATTGCTGCAGCAAATTGCAGGCAAAAAAAAGCCCGCGATGGGGGGGAGCGGGCGGTAAAGCTTGAAGGAGCCAGCACAGACTAAGCCCGGGCAGTTGAAAAAATCGTGATAAAGATGTGAGCTGGTTTTCACATTCTCAATGGGCGACTCAGCACGCCAGGTTCTGCGCGACGAACCGATACCCCGTCTGACCCGCCGCCGGCAGCGGCGCATGGCCGCGTTGCCGATAGCCCTGCGGGCTGTCGCCCAGTTGCTTGTGGAAGGCTCGGCGCATGCGTTCTTCGCGGCCGAAGCCGACCGTCTCGGCGATGCGCTTGATCGGTTCGTTGCTGGTTTCCAGCAGGCGGCAGGCGGCTTCCAGGCGTAGGGTCTCCACGGCATGGGCGGGGGTGTCGCCGGTGGCGGCGACGTAGGCGCGGGC includes these proteins:
- a CDS encoding carboxylesterase/lipase family protein: MHALPTSPALLMLAALAAHASELQAPIVAIEPGLIRGVRSAGVEAFKGIPLAQPPLGELRWRPPQPVSPWQEVRSAERYGPDCMQKAFESSASPAGAPPAEDCLYLNVWKPAQAAGRTPVLVWIYGGGFVNGRSSAAVYSGEPLARQGVLVVSFNYRVGRFGFFAHPQLSRDQGAHEALGNYGLMDQLAALQWVQRNIGAFGGDPGQVTVVGESAGGMSIHALLTSPQNHGLFQRAVIQSGGDGQLFMNDLGKAEQAGLAFAATQGIAADDPQAVARLRRLSAAQVTGELNLSTLFEPPQAVPTYTLPMRDGQVAVDALKAYQARRFAPVPVMLGVVSDDLFGAEGAMIKGARTVADLLVGRGVPLYRYRFSYVAQAARAQSPQGARHASEIPYFLRTLDAWLGPALSAQDRRASELASAYLVNFVRTGNPNGAGLARWPRYESGQPTVLDFTADAGVRLYGD